One genomic segment of Candidatus Poribacteria bacterium includes these proteins:
- a CDS encoding nucleoside hydrolase, with amino-acid sequence MQHILIDTDPGVDDALAILFALRSPELHIEAITTVCGNVPVPQATQNLLTILGVLDPDEFPRIAQGEAQPLVKPLVTAAHVHGEDGLGNVNQLRNIDGSPRYAQSNTAISPESGVDLILEMAASYPDELIIVALGPLTNIAKAIRKDPAKMQRLQQIIVMGGAFEEYGNVTTTAEFNIFVDPHAAHEVFQFNVPIHIVPLDATHQVVLTGERLHAEIEDREDTVSHFLWDTTQACMEFYRRRVGFWGFHIHDALPIGILTRPDYFESVDANVQVETTGNLTNGMTVADLRPERQRSDPNAQVCIKVAVEAFLDHFFDRLQ; translated from the coding sequence ATGCAACATATCCTTATTGACACAGATCCGGGTGTAGATGATGCACTCGCAATTCTTTTCGCACTGCGCTCACCTGAATTACACATAGAAGCAATAACAACTGTCTGCGGAAACGTCCCCGTCCCACAAGCGACACAAAATCTGCTCACAATTCTCGGTGTCCTTGACCCGGACGAATTCCCACGCATCGCTCAAGGTGAAGCACAACCGCTTGTCAAACCCCTCGTGACGGCAGCACATGTTCACGGTGAAGATGGTTTAGGCAACGTCAACCAACTGCGAAACATCGATGGCAGTCCACGCTACGCGCAGTCAAACACCGCTATCTCTCCAGAATCGGGGGTTGACCTTATCCTTGAGATGGCAGCGTCCTATCCAGATGAACTCATCATTGTTGCCCTCGGCCCCCTGACGAATATCGCGAAGGCAATCCGCAAAGACCCAGCGAAGATGCAGCGACTTCAGCAAATTATCGTGATGGGCGGTGCGTTTGAGGAATACGGTAATGTCACAACAACGGCAGAATTCAACATTTTTGTTGACCCGCATGCAGCCCACGAAGTTTTCCAATTCAACGTGCCTATTCATATTGTCCCGCTTGATGCGACGCACCAAGTTGTCTTAACCGGTGAACGGCTGCACGCCGAAATTGAGGATAGAGAGGATACGGTTTCGCACTTCCTCTGGGATACTACACAAGCCTGCATGGAATTTTACCGCCGACGCGTTGGATTCTGGGGATTCCATATCCACGACGCACTCCCAATCGGGATACTTACACGTCCAGACTATTTTGAAAGCGTTGATGCGAACGTACAAGTCGAAACCACAGGTAATTTAACAAACGGCATGACAGTTGCCGATCTGCGTCCTGAACGCCAACGTTCCGATCCAAACGCACAGGTCTGCATTAAGGTAGCGGTGGAGGCGTTTCTGGATCACTTTTTCGACCGGCTTCAGTGA
- a CDS encoding right-handed parallel beta-helix repeat-containing protein, with protein MDYYVSLLGDDSNVGTSKASPWRSIERVNATQLLPGDSVRFHANQTFVGNLCLMGEGAPLEDKPLTFGSYGSGRATIDARDGTGFLVRNMGGVHLIGLNFVGAGASKNAGSGILFVNTLLEGVKLADIRIHCIDVSGFKDPGICLKAEPKDRSWSGFRDVRITHTTSHDNGDAGISCIGAWNPEREGYAHADFYIGKCSVYRNVGIPGKGSHSGNGIVLAQVEDALIEHCRAYENGGLNDYEGGGPVGIWAWDADRVVFQFNESHHNRTGSSKDGGGFDLDGGVRNSIVRYNYSHDNDGPGYLLAQFSGARAFYGNVLHHNVSVNDGRRNRYGGIHLWSTGASGGITDTTFRENTVFTRQSADGGAAAVDCRSEEIRNIRFYNNGFQSDGRAVMIRGETNPHVLFQGNTFNVGCGFPKFTVGFPCFTEAGRKSDPETPPPLP; from the coding sequence ATGGATTATTACGTGAGTTTGCTCGGTGATGATTCTAATGTCGGTACATCTAAAGCGTCCCCGTGGCGAAGTATTGAACGGGTAAACGCCACGCAGTTATTGCCAGGTGATTCGGTCCGGTTTCACGCCAATCAAACCTTCGTTGGAAATCTCTGTCTGATGGGTGAAGGTGCGCCTTTAGAAGACAAACCGCTAACCTTCGGTTCCTACGGGTCGGGTAGAGCAACTATTGACGCAAGGGACGGCACCGGTTTCCTCGTGAGGAATATGGGAGGTGTCCATCTTATAGGACTCAATTTTGTCGGTGCTGGCGCGTCAAAGAATGCCGGTTCCGGCATTTTGTTTGTCAATACGCTGCTTGAAGGCGTTAAGTTGGCAGATATTCGGATCCATTGTATAGATGTCAGCGGTTTCAAGGACCCCGGGATCTGTCTCAAAGCGGAGCCAAAAGATCGGAGTTGGAGCGGGTTTCGCGATGTCAGGATTACACACACCACAAGTCATGACAACGGCGATGCGGGGATCAGTTGTATCGGGGCTTGGAATCCGGAGCGCGAAGGTTATGCGCATGCTGATTTTTATATCGGCAAGTGTAGTGTTTACAGAAACGTCGGCATCCCCGGAAAAGGGAGTCATTCAGGGAACGGCATTGTTTTAGCGCAGGTTGAGGATGCGCTGATTGAACACTGCCGTGCCTACGAGAACGGCGGATTGAACGATTATGAAGGCGGTGGACCTGTTGGGATCTGGGCATGGGATGCGGATCGTGTTGTCTTTCAGTTCAACGAATCCCATCACAATCGCACCGGTAGCAGCAAAGATGGCGGTGGGTTTGACCTGGACGGCGGTGTGCGGAATTCAATTGTTCGGTATAACTATTCGCACGACAATGACGGACCCGGGTATCTGTTAGCGCAATTCAGCGGTGCCCGCGCATTTTACGGTAACGTTCTCCACCACAACGTGAGTGTGAACGATGGCAGACGGAACCGTTACGGCGGTATTCATCTCTGGTCTACTGGGGCAAGCGGTGGCATCACTGATACAACCTTTCGTGAAAATACAGTCTTCACAAGACAATCTGCTGATGGGGGTGCCGCTGCAGTTGATTGTAGGAGTGAAGAAATTCGTAATATCCGTTTCTATAACAATGGCTTCCAAAGCGATGGGCGTGCGGTGATGATCCGTGGCGAAACCAATCCACATGTTCTATTTCAAGGCAATACTTTCAATGTAGGTTGCGGGTTTCCGAAATTCACTGTAGGTTTTCCGTGTTTCACTGAAGCCGGTCGAAAAAGTGATCCAGAAACGCCTCCACCGCTACCTTAA
- a CDS encoding carboxypeptidase M32 yields the protein MTQQNRGDIVQSKFQELKARLLEANDISSAAGLLYWDQSTYMPPGGAAARARQSATLRRLSHEKFTDPEIGRLLDALEPYEKSLAYDSDDGSFLRVTRRDYEDATKIPAEFMAEVTNHTSESYQVWTEARPANDFARVRPYLEKTLAYSRQAADFFPGYEHIADPLIEYSDYGMKATDVRRVFAELRQELVPIVSAITSQALADDSCLHQYFPEEKQLAFGLEVAQKFGYDLNRGRQDKTHHPFMTKFSLGDVRITTRTKEDFLGDALFSTLHETGHALYEQGIRMDLEGTPLAGGTSSGVHESQSRLWENIVGRSRGFWQHFYPQLQGVFPEQLGSVSLDTFHRAINKVERSLIRTNADEVTYNLHVMLRFDFELDLLEGNLEIRDLPDAWRERFEADFGIAPPDDKDGVLQDVHWYFGLIGGSFQGYTLGNILGAQFFSAASKAHPEIPSEIENGEFSTLHDWLKANLYQHGSKYTAPEIVERATGSPLSIEPYMVYLRTKYGELYDL from the coding sequence ATGACGCAACAGAATAGGGGAGATATTGTGCAATCCAAATTTCAAGAACTCAAAGCCCGCCTGCTTGAGGCGAATGATATATCGTCCGCCGCTGGACTGCTCTATTGGGACCAATCTACCTACATGCCACCCGGTGGAGCCGCTGCTCGTGCCCGTCAAAGTGCTACGCTGCGCCGGTTATCGCACGAAAAATTTACAGACCCGGAAATTGGAAGGCTGCTTGACGCTTTGGAACCTTACGAAAAAAGTCTCGCTTATGATTCTGACGATGGGAGTTTCCTCCGTGTCACGCGTAGAGACTACGAAGATGCGACGAAAATCCCCGCTGAATTCATGGCAGAGGTAACGAACCATACATCGGAATCCTATCAGGTGTGGACTGAAGCACGTCCGGCAAATGACTTTGCGCGGGTACGTCCGTATCTGGAGAAAACATTGGCGTATAGCCGACAGGCTGCTGATTTCTTTCCGGGATATGAACACATCGCAGATCCGCTCATTGAATACAGCGATTACGGCATGAAGGCGACGGATGTGCGGCGCGTCTTTGCGGAGCTGCGTCAAGAACTTGTTCCGATTGTGTCTGCTATCACGTCGCAAGCTCTCGCCGACGATTCGTGTTTGCACCAATACTTTCCTGAAGAGAAACAACTGGCGTTCGGTTTAGAGGTTGCCCAGAAGTTCGGCTATGACCTGAATCGGGGTCGGCAGGACAAGACGCACCACCCCTTTATGACCAAGTTCTCGCTCGGTGACGTGAGAATCACGACCCGTACAAAAGAAGATTTCCTCGGCGATGCATTATTCAGCACACTGCACGAAACCGGACACGCCTTGTATGAACAGGGGATCCGCATGGACTTAGAAGGCACGCCGCTTGCTGGTGGTACCTCATCGGGGGTGCATGAGAGTCAATCGAGACTTTGGGAGAATATCGTCGGACGCAGCCGAGGATTTTGGCAACACTTCTATCCGCAACTTCAAGGTGTTTTTCCTGAGCAGCTCGGTTCTGTCTCCTTAGATACATTTCACCGAGCGATCAATAAAGTCGAGCGTTCCCTCATTCGGACAAATGCGGACGAAGTCACCTACAATCTACACGTTATGTTGCGTTTCGATTTCGAGTTGGACCTCTTAGAAGGCAACTTAGAGATTCGAGATTTACCGGATGCGTGGCGTGAGCGATTTGAAGCGGACTTCGGTATCGCGCCACCGGACGACAAAGACGGTGTTTTACAAGATGTACATTGGTATTTTGGGTTGATTGGTGGTTCATTTCAAGGCTATACGCTGGGTAATATATTGGGTGCACAGTTCTTCTCGGCTGCAAGCAAAGCGCATCCTGAAATTCCATCTGAGATTGAAAATGGTGAATTCAGTACACTCCATGATTGGTTAAAGGCGAACCTTTACCAACATGGGTCGAAGTATACGGCACCGGAAATTGTTGAACGTGCGACCGGAAGTCCTCTCTCGATTGAACCTTATATGGTATACCTCCGAACAAAATATGGTGAATTGTATGACTTGTAG
- a CDS encoding phosphate ABC transporter substrate-binding protein: MRINGRIGYMTLCLLVVLVCGFLMNGCSPKDDASVAKAEGTQFTIKNKGSDTMVNLAQAWAEKYTGVSSTASVEVSGGGSGTGVAALINGTVDIANCSRQIKPEELELATQNTGKVPQEFIVGYDALAVYVHQDTPIDKITITQLAEIYGENGTITKWSDLGISHSDCPSDKIIRISRQSNSGTYFYFREALLGKSRDFGIGSLDLHGSKDVVEVVGRTPCAIGYSGMGYATSHVKMLEVAADSDSPYYPPNLENVLAKTYPIARPLYMYSLGEPAGEIKMYLDWILSAEGQKIVEKLGFVPLESK, from the coding sequence ATGCGAATAAACGGTCGGATCGGTTATATGACGCTATGCCTTCTTGTCGTTTTAGTATGCGGCTTCCTCATGAATGGTTGTTCACCTAAGGATGATGCAAGCGTTGCCAAGGCAGAAGGGACACAATTCACCATCAAAAATAAAGGCTCGGATACGATGGTGAATTTGGCACAAGCGTGGGCAGAAAAATACACGGGGGTCAGTAGCACAGCATCCGTAGAGGTGTCAGGTGGTGGTTCCGGTACAGGTGTTGCTGCACTCATCAATGGTACGGTAGACATCGCGAACTGTAGTCGCCAAATCAAACCAGAAGAGTTAGAACTCGCGACACAAAACACCGGTAAAGTCCCACAGGAATTCATTGTAGGCTACGATGCCCTCGCAGTCTATGTTCATCAAGATACCCCCATCGACAAAATTACGATTACGCAACTCGCCGAAATTTATGGCGAGAACGGCACAATAACCAAGTGGAGCGACCTCGGTATCTCGCATAGCGACTGCCCAAGCGACAAAATTATCCGTATCAGTCGCCAATCTAATTCGGGCACTTACTTCTATTTCCGAGAGGCACTTCTCGGCAAAAGCCGTGATTTTGGCATCGGTTCCTTGGATCTACACGGCTCTAAAGATGTTGTAGAAGTTGTTGGAAGGACCCCATGTGCGATCGGCTACAGCGGAATGGGGTATGCAACCTCCCATGTAAAAATGTTAGAGGTTGCCGCCGATTCGGATTCGCCTTACTATCCGCCGAACCTTGAAAATGTCCTTGCCAAAACCTACCCTATCGCGCGTCCTCTGTACATGTATTCCCTCGGTGAACCGGCAGGAGAAATAAAAATGTATCTCGACTGGATTTTGTCAGCAGAAGGACAAAAGATCGTTGAGAAACTCGGCTTTGTCCCGTTAGAAAGTAAGTAA
- the pstC gene encoding phosphate ABC transporter permease subunit PstC, protein MNILRKKSRANLPFSETAIELFIRLCGISSIIFVFGIFFFVFREGAGFLFNGLDLGQFLTSVEWQPTSLNNKRYGAFALIVGTFSVTVLAMCIAVPFGLGAAIFVSEFCSPKLREAFKIIIELLAAIPSVVWGFIGLTLMNQLIITVFNAPIGLTMLNGGIMLALMSVPIIVSIAEDALKAVPDSYREAAEALGATRWQVVYRVLLPAAKNGLLAAVLLGAARSIGETMAVLMATGHSVNIPSGPLSWIRTLTATIAAELGEVARGDEHYQVLFIIGILLFTITFVVNLIADLVIKGIRQEQ, encoded by the coding sequence ATGAATATCCTACGCAAAAAAAGCAGGGCGAATCTGCCGTTTTCCGAGACCGCGATTGAATTGTTTATCCGCCTATGTGGCATTAGCTCAATCATTTTTGTATTCGGTATTTTCTTCTTCGTGTTCCGGGAGGGAGCCGGTTTCCTTTTCAACGGTTTAGATCTCGGACAGTTTCTAACAAGCGTAGAGTGGCAACCAACCTCACTAAACAATAAACGATATGGTGCCTTCGCTTTGATTGTTGGGACCTTTAGCGTCACCGTCTTAGCGATGTGTATCGCTGTTCCATTTGGACTTGGGGCGGCAATCTTTGTATCGGAGTTCTGTAGCCCAAAACTGAGAGAAGCCTTCAAGATCATCATCGAATTGCTCGCCGCTATCCCTTCTGTTGTATGGGGATTCATCGGACTGACTTTGATGAATCAGTTGATTATCACAGTGTTCAACGCTCCGATTGGTTTAACAATGCTCAATGGTGGCATCATGTTGGCATTAATGAGTGTGCCTATCATCGTCTCTATAGCAGAAGACGCGCTAAAAGCCGTACCAGATTCCTATCGTGAAGCGGCGGAAGCCCTCGGTGCGACCCGATGGCAGGTGGTTTACCGTGTCCTTTTACCCGCAGCGAAAAACGGATTACTCGCAGCGGTGCTGCTCGGTGCTGCACGCTCTATCGGTGAAACGATGGCGGTGCTTATGGCAACCGGACACTCCGTGAACATTCCGTCAGGACCCCTCTCTTGGATTCGCACGCTTACAGCAACAATCGCCGCCGAATTAGGCGAAGTCGCGAGAGGCGATGAACACTATCAAGTCCTCTTTATCATCGGTATTCTGCTTTTCACTATCACGTTTGTGGTGAATCTCATTGCCGACTTAGTGATTAAAGGTATCCGTCAAGAGCAGTGA